A single Oncorhynchus mykiss isolate Arlee chromosome 24, USDA_OmykA_1.1, whole genome shotgun sequence DNA region contains:
- the fbxo46 gene encoding F-box only protein 46: MDRDTFSHIRLWCPRPFGTYSQNKPRSTGTGGSGAAPSLCKADTAGHTSLEAGGGVDGQEEEDAGSENTPPDADPASAPQAPSTPPGATQMEDGRVLLDTWYVIKPGNTKEKIAFFVAHQFSGVGLPRPSAIKVKGNWATDCTKAKRRRRCSSYDPPARAHVISAPPPPEPSTLEDLPGVSETDLLSVAEMVALVEQRTAVALQGMVAQGQTAPEDPEHTLLRGTVSDPSPMVFLSESPDPPHPSHGALEEEEQQESRRVAQVVAHFESQHQLLENTLRPASGLDSPRERERSGDSGSAGPTHGRGEVRIAFRVSSLDPRSQSEPAGRPRCMFMSCGGGGGQVGARANEKITCDLYQLVSPSSLDPSLLLAGSPKADPHGEGHTDRPDSSSPDPSQELGSGEKKHVARERVTGFHVEVVVTGAVDQCVFYGKDSTENVQEETVCFAMPSGVSPADGSEDPPPGQLFFLQPQRGSDEDCGTGSSSGMCSLDCTNNNNPAGDAADRPDSPLAGVEDCSDPSLCRLYRHVSHDFLEIRFQIQRLLEPRQYMLLLPDHIMVNIFSYLPTRSLAALKCTCYDFKVLIETYGVPATDSRWNQDPLYRDDPCKQCKRQYERGDVSLCRWHPKPYHHDLPYGRSYWMCCRRTDKDTPGCCVGLHDNNWVLQPCELVQTRAKREDGR; encoded by the coding sequence ATGGACCGAGATACCTTCTCCCACATCCGACTGTGGTGCCCACGCCCCTTTGGCACCTACTCCCAGAACAAGCCCCGAAGCACGGGTACGGGGGGCAGTGGGGCAGCCCCCTCCCTCTGCAAGGCTGACACTGCGGGGCACACGTCGCTGGAGGCCGGGGGAGGCGTGGatggccaggaggaggaggatgccGGCTCCGAGAACACTCCCCCAGACGCCGACCCGGCATCGGCACCGCAGGCCCCATCCACCCCTCCCGGCGCCACACagatggaggatgggagggtgctGCTGGACACCTGGTACGTCATCAAGCCAGGCAACACCAAGGAGAAGATTGCCTTCTTCGTGGCCCACCAGTTCAGTGGGGTGGGCCTGCCTCGACCCAGTGCCATAAAGGTGAAAGGGAACTGGGCCACGGACTGCACTAAGGCCAAGCGTAGGCGGCGCTGCTCCTCCTATGACCCCCCCGCCCGGGCCCACGTCATTTCCGCCCCCCCGCCCCCAGAGCCCTCCACCCTAGAGGACCTCCCCGGCGTGAGTGAGACTGACCTGCTGTCTGTGGCGGAGATGGTGGCCCTGGTAGAGCAGCGTACAGCCGTGGCCCTGCAGGGCATGGTGGCCCAGGGACAGACTGCCCCAGAAGACCCCGAGCACACACTCCTGCGGGGCACAGTCTCCGACCCCAGCCCCATGGTGTTCCTGTCAGAGAGCCCTGACCCCCCACACCCCTCGCATGGTgccctggaggaggaggagcagcaggagtCGCGGCGTGTGGCTCAGGTTGTAGCCCACTTTGAGTCCCAACATCAACTCCTGGAGAACACATTGAGGCCCGCGTCGGGCCTGGACTCTCCCAGGGAGAGGGAGCGGAGCggggactctggcagcgccgggcCCACCCACGGCCGAGGCGAAGTGAGGATAGCCTTCCGGGTGTCCAGCCTGGATCCTCGCTCGCAGTCGGAGCCCGCAGGCCGGCCCCGCTGCATGTTCATGAgctgtgggggaggaggggggcaggTGGGGGCCCGGGCCAACGAGAAGATCACCTGTGATCTCTACCAGCTGGTCAGCCCCTCGTCACTTGACCCCAGCCTCCTGCTGGCCGGCTCTCCAAAAGCTGACCCCCATGGGGAGGGCCATACGGACCGGCCAGACTCCAGCAGCCCTGACCCCAGCCAGGAGCTCGGCTCTGGGGAGAAGAAGCATGTGGCCCGGGAGAGGGTGACTGGCTTCCACGTGGAGGTGGTGGTCACGGGTGCTGTGGACCAGTGTGTGTTCTATGGCAAGGACAGCACAGAGAATGTGCAAGAGGAGACGGTGTGTTTCGCCATGCCCAGTGGGGTCAGCCCTGCCGACGGCTCAGAGGACCCCCCTCCAGGCCAGCTGTTCTTCCTGCAGCCCCAGAGAGGGTCTGACGAGGACTGTGGCACCGGCAGCAGCAGTGGAATGTGCTCTTTGGACTGCACCAATAACAACAATCCTGCTGGGGATGCTGCTGACCGGCCGGACTCCCCCCTGGCCGGCGTGGAGGACTGCTCGGACCCCTCCCTGTGCCGTCTCTACCGCCACGTCTCTCACGACTTCCTGGAGATCCGCTTCCAGATCCAGCGGCTGCTGGAGCCTCGTCAGTACATGCTGCTACTGCCCGACCACATCATGGTCAACATCTTCAGCTACCTGCCCACCCGCTCGCTGGCCGCCCTCAAGTGCACCTGCTACGACTTCAAGGTTCTGATTGAGACGTACGGTGTGCCCGCCACCGACTCGCGCTGGAACCAGGACCCGCTGTACCGCGACGACCCCTGCAAGCAGTGCAAGCGGCAGTACGAACGGGGCGACGTGTCTCTCTGCCGCTGGCACCCCAAACCTTACCACCACGACCTGCCTTATGGACGCTCCTATTGGATGTGCTGCCGGCGCACGGACAAGGACACACCAGGCTGCTGCGTGGGGCTGCATGACAACAACTGGGTACTGCAGCCCTGCGAGCTGGTGCAGACCCGCGCTAAGAGGGAGGACGGGAGGTAA